A stretch of the Melanotaenia boesemani isolate fMelBoe1 chromosome 24, fMelBoe1.pri, whole genome shotgun sequence genome encodes the following:
- the LOC121635517 gene encoding uncharacterized protein LOC121635517, which produces MLMRSHSERRALPGFSALLTHSTPKQRDVTSSPPLSFTPRELIFTPTSLTSPPPWVTQALSNLEQGQQELQGLRERQQVEVEEVNRELDNAVIEAQREERHLLEKIEKEHREAQRCLIQVKRENAAAFRVVQSLVDQQLRKIGHLMEQIQRWGSTAGGANKNQLQRGVAEVTQPWEISLTLKSVSFLPSPQSKALNFGEVDVREQGMTYSIGVCGLQGQKCSLHSGDTTFSNTAPLEIRKEPQSNKGGQRCTPEENNKTNSGSLRVVRKLHLSSSTETEEELKTPQSPTPRHRGISESSQDEEEESVCSDTQGQDLFLAIPSASSQGESEGDDSDGRNNGRKRNNTVKGKRRQKALVLVSCEEPSCPPEETHGKCREATKSPPIRHKGSFSRQSLVDLSSRHLSLSQQGLSKKKTFIESSMDSTSPPSPVDSEDSCYTYILNTPVDGSLKKEHCCSVSTADLSGKLQPLVSGRCKEIRKVNRMRLASEPSNFEQGQENCTESNKNITSSLTGVTQGLNGNQVSRSLSMSTIEGDKLHEVKETQRYNYKNETVGPVLRDLEAEVGSSALDSAYLVKQFGKQGSGRTDFNLPSGVHATVRGQLFVVDCGNARIQVTDLQKNVVQQVSPSGSERSSRICNYFDVAVNSKGLIALTCAAERAVLVFSRHGRLLQTFGGTMIGSTNEELDAPRGVTVTQGDEFLVADIKRGTLTALKLDPKTGARLERTVVTGYHRPYLVAACLTTGLMAVSERGNESGRVPCIRVLEPGWNTIRILGVCSGLGPVLTCPWGLCIDRDGDVLVADWEKQWHRVLIYPSKGVGWPLVTNNLNSPRGLALLPDGHVVVSDSMNHCIKIYRYK; this is translated from the coding sequence ATGCTAATGAGGTCTCACTCAGAAAGAAGAGCCCTCCCTGGGTTTTCAGCCTTGTTGACACATAGCACTCCAAAACAGAGAGATGTGACTTCCTCACCTCCCTTATCCTTCACCCCAAGGGAGCTTATCTTTACACCTACATCTCTAACTTCACCTCCTCCATGGGTGACCCAGGCACTTTCAAACCTAGAGCAAGGACAACAAGAACTTCAGGGCCTCAGGGAGCGACAACAAGTCGAAGTGGAGGAGGTAAATCGAGAGCTGGACAATGCTGTGATTGAAGCGCAGCGAGAGGAGCGGCACCTTCTTGAAAAGATTGAAAAGGAACACAGGGAAGCCCAGCGATGCCTTATCCAAGTGAAGAGGGAGAATGCTGCAGCTTTTCGAGTTGTGCAGTCACTTGTTGATCAGCAGCTTAGAAAAATTGGCCATCTGATGGAACAAATTCAAAGATGGGGCAGTACTGCTGGCGGAGCCAACAAAAATCAGCTTCAAAGAGGTGTGGCTGAGGTCACACAGCCATGGGAAATCTCTTTAACACTCAAAAGCGTCAGTTTCTTACCAAGTCCACAGTCCAAGGCCTTAAATTTTGGGGAAGTTGACGTACGTGAGCAGGGTATGACCTACTCCATTGGTGTTTGTGGTCTCCAGGGACAGAAGTGTTCCTTGCATTCAGGTGATacaacattttcaaacacaGCTCCTCTTGAAATCCGAAAGGAACCACAATCAAACAAAGGTGGGCAAAGGTGCACCCCAGAAGAGAATAATAAGACAAACAGTGGGAGTCTGCGGGTTGTCCGGAAGCTACATCTGTCAAGCTCTACAGAGACTGAGGAAGAACTTAAAACACCACAGTCTCCCACACCAAGACATCGTGGTATATCTGAGTCTTCccaagatgaggaggaagaatcTGTGTGTTCAGACACACAGGGACAAGATCTTTTCCTTGCCATCCCATCAGCCTCCAGTCAAGGAGAATCAGAAGGTGATGACTCTGATGGCAGAAACAATGGAAGGAAAAGGAACAACAcagtgaaaggaaaaagaagacaaaaggcCCTTGTCCTGGTCTCATGTGAAGAGCCATCTTGCCCTCCTGAAGAAACTCATGGAAAATGCAGGGAGGCAACAAAATCTCCACCGATCAGACACAAAGGTTCATTCTCCAGGCAGAGTCTTGTGGACCTTTCCTCAAGACATCTTTCACTATCACAGCAAGGCCTCTCAAAGAAGAAGACCTTTATTGAATCATCAATGGACAGCACAAGCCCACCATCCCCAGTGGACAGCGAGGATTCCTGCTACACCTACATCTTGAATACTCCAGTGGATGGATCTCTGAAGAAAGAGCACTGCTGTTCGGTGTCCACTGCTGACCTTTCTGGTAAACTACAGCCTTTAGTTAGTGGTAGATGCAAGGAAATCAGAAAGGTCAACCGAATGCGTCTTGCCTCTGAGCCTTCAAATTTTGAGCAAGGCCAAGAAAACTGCACAGAGTCTAACAAGAACATCACAAGCTCTCTGACTGGTGTTACCCAGGGTTTGAATGGAAACCAGGTGAGCAGGTCTCTGTCAATGTCAACCATTGAAGGTGATAAATTACATGAAGTCAAGGAAACACAGCGATACAATTACAAGAATGAGACAGTTGGGCCAGTTTTGAGGGACCTGGAGGCAGAGGTTGGTTCATCTGCACTTGACTCAGCTTATCTGGTTAAACAGTTTGGAAAACAAGGCTCAGGCCGAACTGACTTCAACTTGCCAAGTGGTGTCCATGCAACTGTTAGAGGGCAGCTATTTGTTGTGGATTGTGGTAATGCCCGAATTCAAGTGACAGATCTCCAGAAGAATGTTGTACAGCAGGTGTCGCCTTCAGGATCAGAAAGGTCTTCCCGTATCTGCAACTACTTTGATGTGGCTGTGAACTCAAAGGGTCTCATTGCCTTGACCTGTGCTGCTGAACGAGCCGTGTTGGTGTTCAGTCGTCATGGACGCCTCCTGCAAACATTTGGAGGCACAATGATTGGTTCCACCAATGAAGAGCTGGATGCTCCCAGAGGGGTTACTGTTACACAAGGCGATGAGTTCTTGGTTGCTGATATCAAACGCGGAACTTTAACCGCCCTAAAACTGGATCCTAAAACTGGGGCCAGGCTAGAGCGAACAGTGGTAACCGGATATCACAGACCCTACTTGGTGGCAGCCTGCCTCACCACTGGACTCATGGCTGTATCAGAACGGGGCAATGAATCTGGACGTGTTCCATGTATCCGAGTCCTGGAGCCTGGCTGGAACACTATTCGTATTCTTGGTGTGTGCTCTGGTCTGGGACCTGTCCTGACTTGCCCCTGGGGCCTTTGTATTGACCGTGATGGGGATGTCCTGGTGGCTGACTGGGAAAAGCAATGGCACCGTGTTCTTATCTATCCATCCAAGGGAGTTGGCTGGCCTCTGGTGACCAACAACCTGAACAGTCCACGGGGTCTGGCACTTCTCCCTGATGGCCATGTGGTCGTGTCAGACAGCATGAATCACTGCATTAAGATCTATCGCTACAAATGA
- the LOC121635705 gene encoding sialoadhesin-like: protein MSGFSVFVLHLCVLACAFDASLAWSVDLPSRIKGLLGSCLVIPCSFDYTSNPPQRPDRVVWYQYRFIGYPLASDNWHPSDVISLFKGRTSVIASPKNCTLKIERVMRSDNGQRLYPWVDPDHIGRRTYRFFEKTVTIEVVDRAEDPKITITGDMKVGKSVTVQCSVFHTCSTNPPALSLNIPLKDDYIQHTHMKNGTTTTLTTTFVIQRDRQTVECSV, encoded by the exons ATGTCTGGATTCAGCGTATTTGTCCTGCACCTCTGTGTTCTGG CATGTGCGTTTGATGCGTCTCTGGCCTGGTCTGTAGATTTGCCAAGTAGAATCAAAGGACTGCTGGGTTCCTGCCTCGTCATCCCTTGTTCTTTTGACTACACTTCAAATCCACCTCAAAGACCAGATCGTGTTGTTTGGTACCAGTACAGGTTCATAGGCTATCCTTTAGCTTCTGATAACTGGCACCCATCAGATGTGATTTCCTTATTCAAAGGAAGAACAAGTGTCATTGCTTCTCCTAAAAATTGCACTCTAAAGATAGAACGAGTGATGAGGTCTGACAACGGACAGCGGCTTTATCCTTGGGTTGATCCAGACCATATTGGGAGAAGAACCTACAGATTTTTTGAGAAAACTGTGACCATTGAAGTAGTGG ACAGGGCAGAGGATCCAAAGATTACGATCACAGGAGACATGAAGGTGGGAAAGTCGGTAACTGTGCAGTGCTCCGTTTTTCATACCTGTTCCACCAATCCCCCGGCTCTGAGTCTCAACATCCCACTTAAAGACGACTACATACAGCATACTCACATGAAAAATGGCACTACAACTACCCTGACAACAACTTTCGTCATACAGCGAGACCGTCAAACTGTGGAGTGCTCTGTATGA